CAAATCAAGAGGCCCAGATAGCATAAATTATTTCAAGCAAACtcactaaaattacaaaaaaaataaaaagccaaATAtcacttttttatttaatgaaaacaTAAACCTACTAAGCAGGCAATACCTAAAACCACAAGAATAAGACAATCTTTGTTAGTGGGTTACCTGTGATTAATAAATCTGGCAACATTTCCATAAGATGTAGCATCTAGACAGAGACATTCTTCATCATTTAATACTTTTTCAgaggcccaatcagcatcaagcAGCACAGGGTATGTATGTTTTTCCTTTCCTGAGCTTTGCATATTGCGGTCATATAGCTCAATGTTAGTAACAATTTCACCCACATACTCACAGACAAAAGTACCTTTTGGAAGATCTTCAAGTGTCTGGAGACCCCATCCTTTTCCTTCAGGTGTCATAAACACCTGGAACATAAAATTTATTGAATAACAACAAATTGAAGACTACTGATTTCAGCTAATCTATACAGAGAAAAAATAGGTGTCATATAAATAGCTctggagaatgatgcatgcttataatttgaagaaaagccatatatatatatgtgtatcTATATGTTTAAAACTTCAAACAAATTATGCATGTCAACTAACTGGCAACAAAGAAACAATTTCTGACCTGTAAATTGCATGTTATGCCTCGCTGCACTACTCGATTTCCACATCGCTTGCTGCAGCCACACTTACTCCAGCATTCCTTAATAAATTTCCTCACTAAGTGGCCCTTGCATGGGTCCGCAAAGTCATCATTCTTTGATCTTTCTAGAGGACAATCTTTGCAATAAACACGCGATGGATGTCCATCAGGGTTACGATTCATAGAAATACATTCATACAGAAACCTTTCCTTCACTCTACCTTCCAGTGTGTATGCAAACTCACCACCAGTTTCCCGTGCACACGCACAAGGTATGTCAGACGATAAACAATCACCAAAACAGCTTGAACAACAATCTTCGTCTCCAATCCTTGCAAGTGAAAATTTCACATATGCACTTTGATAGACAATATTTTGTGGAATATAGTAAAATAAAGGTGGATACAGCTCTCCATCAAATTCATTTACCACTGAAATTTTAACCCTTTCTTCCCCTTTAGATATGTCACTGACATCATGGAGAAGCCTCACATCACCAAACTGGTGCTGTTGGACAGGCACCAAACTACTTGAATTTCCTCTGCCTTGACCTTTTggctcctttttcttcttgccCCTTTCAGCATTAGAGTTCTCAACAACTTTGTGGTTGAGTCGTGTAATGGGATCGTGGCTATCCAGGCCATCCATGGTTAGAAGCCTCGAAATTTGTGGCACAAGAACCTTAAAATGACCTGATCCACTTGAAGAACCCAGTGACACACTAAAGTTGTTCTGAAGATTCTGCTTGGGTCCCAGAGCATTTGTCATATCAGGAGTTGGTATttcctttcttccattttccGCTTTCTTATCTGCAGAGTCAGTACCCAGTTCCAGAAAACACAGGCACAATTCTTTCATTAGATTCATCACAGACAAACGGGGCTCAACAATTTGGTACAATTTTAGACATCTGTCCTCCATCATTTTAAGAACTTCATCCAGATTTGGTACATGGAAGCCCGATTGCCCGGGGGCAGAATCACAGCTCAACAAGATTTTTACCTCTCCCAGGGGTGAAGAGGCAATCTCTAAAGTAGAGGAAGATTCTTCTGGGATGTTTATAAGTTCATGCTCTTTTCCAGTCTTGCATGCTTTATCTGAAACACAATCACCTTCACCTTCTGCATCCCCAGACTGAGAAGACTGGAGCCACTGACCATTCGCTTGCACAGCGGAACAATTTCTGCTTGAAAACGCCTTTGTACTAATAGGACCTGAaaggtttgaataagaaaataCAGCCAATTAGAGAAGCGTCAGTCATTATCTAGAATTCAGCCGAAGTAAATGCAAATCAAATGGGAAAGAAATAATTTTACAATTCTAGAGCAGTCATTTAATCAGAGTGTTGCCTTGATATCAAGCATACACTCTAATTCTACAAGATACAATAACCTCTTAATCATCTTAATTAAGACACATATCTCAATAtaaatcattttattttctgCAGTTTTCTTCAGACATTATTATATATGTGTCCTTTTGCACTTTGACCTCCAAAAAAGACCAAGATGAGAGCTCATGAAATTGAAAGAAACATTtgtgtaaaatcccctagtCTAGATTGCAAATTAAGTTAATTAttcaaaagaagatgaaatataTTACCATGTTTCAGTTAGTAAATCAGAATATCATCAAGTGCTACTAGAATGGGTTGCCAAAGTCAATCCTTTCTCAACTCTATCACATTCTATATATGACATTGCATATGCAATACATTATCACAAGGTAAAGTCCCTCAACCTCATACAAGCCATTTATTATTGTAcagaaaacagtctttttctttctctaacATTTGTGTGTTGTATGTTCATTTGAATCTGACTACTTTAAGTACTACAAAAATGGCAAGGATAAAGAGAAAAAACGTAAGAGGATAATATAATTCTACTTTAATTGCGAGCTGCTTCCTTATATAAACTCTTAAGCACTGTTATCTTTGTTGCATATGTAAGTGAGGGAAAGTGTTACTCTCACAACAttctttggttgcaaaggaGAATGGAGAATTAATGACGGGGTTTCCATCACTATCTTTCCTACTTTTTCATGGGACACATTTTGGAGGCTACCTTAAGAAAAGTAACTTTTTTCGTGCACATAAGTTTTTCTTAAGTTTGGTAGAATTTTACTTGGTTATTTCAGTAATTATAAACCCAAATATTAAAAGCTATAATCATATGTTGATTCTGCACAACCTATAAATTTAAAAGGTAGGATGAAGGTTCCAACCAAAATGTTACTGcacatctttttatttttttttttggataggtatgcactttttttttctaaatataATATGCAAAGGCAAACATATATGTTATTACTTAACCTTTTTCTAGTATTATGACAATAGTATTTGAGGCATTTGCCATAAATTTCTTGAATGCCACACAGGCTTCCAATTAGTCACTTTTGAACGCTCTAATAAGTAGTGATTAGCAATGCCTTGGTATGGTGCAACTCTGCTCTAGGAAGCATaattaaataattcattacTATTTTAAATGCTTCTAAATTTTTCGACTGACCCACATTTTAAGAAATCAGAACCAGCTGAACTGAATGATTCAGGAAACTGCAAATTccaatttctaattttttataaCTGGACCTCCGTTGGGTTGCAAGTGGaattaaaaggaagggaaggaaagggaaattttcatacttaaaaaaagaaactttgtaATTATTACTCCATGTGACTATATCACTTTGTAGgtttaaaaattttcactttccttccctttaatttcccttgcaacctaAAGAAAAGTAACTTTTTTCCTGCACATAAGTTTTTCTTAAGTTTGGTAGAATTTTActtggttattttagtaattataaACCCAAATATCAAAAGCTATATTCATATGTTGATTCTGCACAACCTATAAATTCAAAAGGTAGGATGAAGGTTTCAACCAAAATGTTACtgcacatctttttttttttttttttcggatagGTATGCACATATTTTTTTCTAAATATAATATGCAAAGGCAAACATATATGTTATTACTTAACCTTTTTCTAATATTATGACAATAGTATTTGAGGCATTTTCCATaaatttcttgaaaattttcacttcccttccctttaatttcccttgcaaccaaacatacGAAAAGTATAAAGCAGTTGTAGGTTAGCAGAGTATGGTGAGGCAATCAAGGACCATAAAGAAGAGAATACATGTAAAATACCTTCATTTCTCAAGGGGGCTGGAAGTGGATGGATCATGGAGATTGGAACCACAAACTGAGGCAAATCATCTGTGAAATCCTCGCTTTTGGGCTCTATGAAGGCATTATTTATCTGATTAGGAATCTTTTCTCTAGGAAGAACAACAATCCTTGACTCAATCTTGTGCTCTTTAAGACAGACTGCCTGAGATGCTCTCCCTGAAGGAGAAACTTTGCCCCTCTGAGCATTT
The sequence above is a segment of the Telopea speciosissima isolate NSW1024214 ecotype Mountain lineage chromosome 7, Tspe_v1, whole genome shotgun sequence genome. Coding sequences within it:
- the LOC122669904 gene encoding probable inactive histone-lysine N-methyltransferase SUVR2 isoform X1; translation: MAPNPRAEKAIAAMKAIGIHEEIVKPVLKNLWRLFDKNWEPIEEENYRALADAIFEYEESKATEERDRGEETEPSLKRLRRQQGGQTLTSGFNSRPILGEGSLKRPKIEENDGSETCYRQERTGPMQFRDKRVEPVLVSSMAHLKNKGKESSSTQTCPEHVGAETLEMCRRDRRIESDSASLQAFKRQKGKDSPETAPGEKRSPSVFRDKGKEPVSPQNAQRGKVSPSGRASQAVCLKEHKIESRIVVLPREKIPNQINNAFIEPKSEDFTDDLPQFVVPISMIHPLPAPLRNEGPISTKAFSSRNCSAVQANGQWLQSSQSGDAEGEGDCVSDKACKTGKEHELINIPEESSSTLEIASSPLGEVKILLSCDSAPGQSGFHVPNLDEVLKMMEDRCLKLYQIVEPRLSVMNLMKELCLCFLELGTDSADKKAENGRKEIPTPDMTNALGPKQNLQNNFSVSLGSSSGSGHFKVLVPQISRLLTMDGLDSHDPITRLNHKVVENSNAERGKKKKEPKGQGRGNSSSLVPVQQHQFGDVRLLHDVSDISKGEERVKISVVNEFDGELYPPLFYYIPQNIVYQSAYVKFSLARIGDEDCCSSCFGDCLSSDIPCACARETGGEFAYTLEGRVKERFLYECISMNRNPDGHPSRVYCKDCPLERSKNDDFADPCKGHLVRKFIKECWSKCGCSKRCGNRVVQRGITCNLQVFMTPEGKGWGLQTLEDLPKGTFVCEYVGEIVTNIELYDRNMQSSGKEKHTYPVLLDADWASEKVLNDEECLCLDATSYGNVARFINHRCFDANMIGIPVEVETPDHHYYHLAFFTTRNIDALDELTWDYGIDFDDHNHPVKAFQCCCGSKFCRDKKRSNRGKSLVLS
- the LOC122669904 gene encoding probable inactive histone-lysine N-methyltransferase SUVR2 isoform X2 codes for the protein MAPNPRAEKAIAAMKAIGIHEEIVKPVLKNLWRLFDKNWEPIEEENYRALADAIFEYEESKAEERDRGEETEPSLKRLRRQQGGQTLTSGFNSRPILGEGSLKRPKIEENDGSETCYRQERTGPMQFRDKRVEPVLVSSMAHLKNKGKESSSTQTCPEHVGAETLEMCRRDRRIESDSASLQAFKRQKGKDSPETAPGEKRSPSVFRDKGKEPVSPQNAQRGKVSPSGRASQAVCLKEHKIESRIVVLPREKIPNQINNAFIEPKSEDFTDDLPQFVVPISMIHPLPAPLRNEGPISTKAFSSRNCSAVQANGQWLQSSQSGDAEGEGDCVSDKACKTGKEHELINIPEESSSTLEIASSPLGEVKILLSCDSAPGQSGFHVPNLDEVLKMMEDRCLKLYQIVEPRLSVMNLMKELCLCFLELGTDSADKKAENGRKEIPTPDMTNALGPKQNLQNNFSVSLGSSSGSGHFKVLVPQISRLLTMDGLDSHDPITRLNHKVVENSNAERGKKKKEPKGQGRGNSSSLVPVQQHQFGDVRLLHDVSDISKGEERVKISVVNEFDGELYPPLFYYIPQNIVYQSAYVKFSLARIGDEDCCSSCFGDCLSSDIPCACARETGGEFAYTLEGRVKERFLYECISMNRNPDGHPSRVYCKDCPLERSKNDDFADPCKGHLVRKFIKECWSKCGCSKRCGNRVVQRGITCNLQVFMTPEGKGWGLQTLEDLPKGTFVCEYVGEIVTNIELYDRNMQSSGKEKHTYPVLLDADWASEKVLNDEECLCLDATSYGNVARFINHRCFDANMIGIPVEVETPDHHYYHLAFFTTRNIDALDELTWDYGIDFDDHNHPVKAFQCCCGSKFCRDKKRSNRGKSLVLS
- the LOC122669904 gene encoding probable inactive histone-lysine N-methyltransferase SUVR2 isoform X3, yielding MAPNPRAEKAIAAMKAIGIHEEIVKPVLKNLWRLFDKNWEPIEEENYRALADAIFEYEESKATEERDRGEETEPSLKRLRRQQGGQTLTSGFNSRPILGEGSLKRPKIEENDGSETCYRQERTGPMQFRDKRVEPVLVSSMAHLKNKGKESSSTQTCPEHVGAETLEMCRRDRRIESDSASLQAFKRQKGKDSPETAPGEKRSPSVFRDKGKEPVSPQNAQRGKVSPSGRASQAVCLKEHKIESRIVVLPREKIPNQINNAFIEPKSEDFTDDLPQFVVPISMIHPLPAPLRNEGPISTKAFSSRNCSAVQANGQWLQSSQSGDAEGEGDCVSDKACKTGKEHELINIPEESSSTLEIASSPLGEVKILLSCDSAPGQSGFHVPNLDEVLKMMEDRCLKLYQIVEPRLSVMNLMKELCLCFLELGTDSADKKAENGRKEIPTPDMTNALGPKQNLQNNFSVSLGSSSGSGHFKVLVPQISRLLTMDGLDSHDPITRLNHKVVENSNAERGKKKKEPKGQGRGNSSSLVPVQQHQFGDVRLLHDVSDISKGEERVKISVVNEFDGELYPPLFYYIPQNIVYQSAYVKFSLARIGDEDCCSSCFGDCLSSDIPCACARETGGEFAYTLEGRVKERFLYECISMNRNPDGHPSRVYCKDCPLERSKNDDFADPCKGHLVRKFIKECWSKCGCSKRCGNRVVQRGITCNLQIS